In Rhizobium sp. WSM4643, the following are encoded in one genomic region:
- a CDS encoding DUF1501 domain-containing protein — protein MTLPMNRISLSRRGFLASACCLAAAPVFTPVTFAAMPGDNRFVTIVLRGAMDGLDLVQPYGDAGFAALRPTLALTPETGLLDLDGHFGLNPAAAELMPLWKNRELAFVHAVSTPYRDQRSHFDGQDMLESGGEHVAEEKTGWLNRALAVIPRSDGRKAIDINTSTELILSGPNNVDVWASDSNLTPARDEMQFLARLYAGDPPFAEALAEATRADSASMVVEPVGQHGAKIADVAALAGNMLKGDYRIASFSISGWDTHIGQAGQFKRPVQDLAQAINTLKATLGPEIWSKTVVLAMTEFGRTVRQNGSAGTDHGTGGCALLAGGAINGGRILGRWPGLSDGQLLDDRDLMPTADVRELAAAMLYRQFDVSADDLTGKIFPGLGFDKGSQFLKA, from the coding sequence ATGACGCTGCCCATGAACCGCATTTCGCTGTCCCGCCGCGGCTTTCTGGCCTCGGCCTGCTGTCTTGCCGCCGCGCCCGTGTTCACGCCGGTCACCTTCGCGGCCATGCCGGGTGACAACCGTTTTGTCACCATCGTGCTGCGCGGCGCGATGGACGGGCTGGATCTGGTGCAGCCCTATGGCGATGCCGGTTTCGCGGCGCTCAGGCCGACCCTGGCGCTGACGCCCGAGACCGGGCTTCTCGATCTCGACGGGCATTTCGGCCTCAATCCGGCGGCGGCCGAGCTGATGCCGCTGTGGAAGAACCGGGAACTCGCCTTCGTGCATGCGGTGTCGACGCCCTATCGCGACCAGCGCAGCCATTTCGACGGGCAGGATATGCTCGAATCCGGCGGCGAGCACGTCGCCGAGGAAAAGACCGGCTGGCTGAACCGGGCGCTCGCCGTCATCCCGCGCTCGGACGGGCGCAAGGCGATCGACATCAACACCTCGACGGAACTAATCCTCTCCGGGCCGAACAATGTCGACGTTTGGGCGTCGGATTCCAATCTGACGCCGGCGCGCGACGAGATGCAGTTCCTGGCCCGGCTCTATGCCGGCGATCCGCCGTTCGCCGAAGCGCTTGCCGAGGCGACGCGGGCCGACAGCGCCTCGATGGTGGTCGAGCCGGTGGGCCAGCACGGCGCAAAGATCGCCGACGTGGCGGCGCTCGCCGGTAACATGCTGAAAGGCGATTATCGCATCGCCAGCTTCTCGATATCAGGCTGGGATACGCATATCGGCCAGGCCGGCCAGTTCAAGCGGCCAGTGCAGGACCTCGCCCAGGCGATCAATACGCTGAAGGCGACACTCGGGCCCGAGATCTGGTCGAAGACCGTGGTGCTTGCCATGACCGAATTCGGCCGCACCGTGCGCCAGAACGGCTCAGCCGGCACCGACCACGGCACCGGCGGCTGCGCGCTGCTTGCCGGCGGCGCCATAAACGGCGGCCGCATCCTCGGCCGTTGGCCGGGGCTCAGTGACGGCCAGCTGCTCGACGACCGCGACCTGATGCCGACCGCCGACGTGCGCGAACTCGCCGCGGCAATGCTCTACCGGCAGTTCGATGTCAGCGCCGATGATTTGACGGGCAAGATCTTCCCGGGGCTGGGATTCGACAAAGGCTCGCAGTTTTTGAAGGCGTGA
- a CDS encoding SulP family inorganic anion transporter, with protein sequence MLLSSIRRDWSANPMREMLAGAVATFALIPEVIAFSFAAGVDPEVGLFASFVISIVIAFTGGRPAMISAAAGSVALVAAPLVHAHGLPYLFAAGLLAGLLQIVFGLLRLGVLMRYVSKSVRTGFVNALAILIFAAQMPHIIGAGWIEYAMLIAGLVIIYLTPRITTAIPSPLICILILTVASIAFGLPVLTVADLGKLPDSLPVFAWPAVPLTLETLRIIAGPALAIAMVGLLESMMTASVVDDLTDTPSSKNRECTGLGLANAAASLFGGIAGCGMIGQTVSNVKYGGRGRLSTLFAGAFLLILTVLLKPWVSEVPVAALVAIMVMVSIDTFDWSSLRAVIVHPRMSSAVTVATVLVTVFTANLALGVTVGVLLSGVFFTFKVASLLRVDVAPDQAAGRLIYRVSGQVFFASADVFVEAFDVQDALGKAVLIDVADAHFWDITAVAALDKVVQRFAAHGIAVEVAGLNKASATLIGSLDGKVVLKEV encoded by the coding sequence ATGCTGCTTTCCTCCATCCGTCGTGATTGGTCGGCCAATCCCATGCGCGAAATGCTTGCCGGAGCGGTGGCGACCTTCGCCCTCATCCCCGAGGTGATTGCCTTTTCTTTTGCGGCGGGGGTCGACCCCGAGGTCGGCCTGTTCGCCTCTTTCGTCATCAGCATCGTCATTGCGTTTACCGGCGGACGCCCGGCGATGATCTCGGCCGCTGCCGGATCGGTGGCGCTGGTGGCGGCACCGCTGGTGCATGCTCACGGCTTGCCCTATCTCTTCGCGGCCGGGCTGCTGGCGGGGCTGCTGCAGATCGTGTTCGGCCTGCTGCGGCTTGGCGTGCTGATGCGCTACGTGTCGAAATCCGTCCGCACCGGCTTCGTCAATGCACTCGCCATCCTGATTTTTGCGGCGCAGATGCCGCATATTATCGGTGCCGGCTGGATCGAATATGCCATGCTGATTGCCGGGCTTGTCATCATTTACCTGACGCCGCGGATCACCACCGCGATTCCGTCGCCGCTGATCTGCATTCTGATCCTGACCGTCGCCTCGATAGCATTCGGGCTCCCCGTTCTCACAGTCGCCGACCTCGGCAAACTGCCGGATTCGCTGCCCGTCTTTGCCTGGCCGGCGGTGCCGCTGACGCTGGAAACGCTTCGGATCATTGCAGGACCTGCGCTTGCCATCGCCATGGTCGGACTGCTGGAATCGATGATGACCGCGAGCGTCGTCGACGATCTCACGGATACGCCGAGTTCGAAGAACCGCGAATGCACCGGTCTCGGCCTCGCCAACGCCGCCGCCAGCCTGTTCGGCGGCATCGCCGGCTGCGGCATGATCGGCCAGACGGTGAGCAACGTGAAATATGGCGGGCGCGGCCGGCTCTCCACCCTGTTTGCCGGCGCGTTTTTGCTGATCCTGACGGTGCTGTTGAAGCCGTGGGTCTCCGAAGTTCCCGTCGCTGCGCTGGTGGCGATCATGGTCATGGTGTCGATCGATACGTTCGACTGGTCGTCGCTGAGAGCGGTTATCGTCCATCCCCGGATGTCGAGCGCCGTCACGGTGGCAACCGTCCTCGTCACCGTCTTCACCGCCAACCTGGCGCTTGGGGTAACGGTCGGCGTGCTGCTCAGCGGCGTGTTCTTCACCTTCAAGGTCGCCAGCCTGCTGCGCGTCGACGTGGCGCCCGACCAAGCCGCCGGGCGGCTGATCTATCGAGTATCCGGCCAGGTGTTCTTTGCCTCCGCCGACGTTTTCGTCGAAGCCTTCGACGTTCAGGATGCACTCGGCAAGGCCGTATTGATCGACGTGGCCGACGCGCATTTCTGGGACATCACCGCCGTAGCCGCGCTCGACAAGGTCGTGCAGCGGTTCGCGGCTCACGGCATCGCCGTGGAGGTCGCGGGCCTCAACAAGGCGAGCGCCACCTTGATCGGAAGCCTCGACGGCAAGGTGGTGCTGAAGGAGGTGTGA
- a CDS encoding class I SAM-dependent methyltransferase: MPSSFNVESADGYERLMGRWSRKLAPMLVDFAGLADGERVLDVGCGTGSLAFTLAETPGLQEIAAVDYLPVFVEAATRRNTDPRITIRQADACALPFEDNRFDRAMSLLVLHFVPEAGKAVSEMRRVVRPGGVVAAAVWDHYGGMSGMRMMWDTVAMLDENALAMRRRYCFQPMMRPGEMKESFIAQGLAEVEETSLLIRMEYLSFEDYWDPIAAGEGPLGKYVAGLDPARRNAVDAAVRAAYEAGEPNGPRSFASVAWACRGRVPG; this comes from the coding sequence ATGCCGTCGAGTTTCAATGTCGAAAGTGCAGATGGTTACGAACGGCTGATGGGGCGCTGGAGCCGGAAGCTGGCGCCGATGCTGGTCGATTTCGCTGGTCTCGCGGATGGCGAGCGCGTGCTTGATGTCGGCTGCGGCACCGGCAGCCTGGCATTCACGCTGGCGGAAACGCCGGGCCTGCAGGAGATCGCCGCCGTCGACTATTTGCCGGTTTTCGTCGAGGCCGCAACGCGACGCAACACCGATCCGCGCATAACGATCCGGCAGGCCGATGCCTGTGCGCTTCCGTTCGAGGATAACCGCTTCGACCGGGCGATGTCGCTGCTCGTGCTGCATTTCGTGCCGGAGGCGGGAAAGGCGGTATCCGAGATGCGTCGTGTGGTGCGCCCGGGTGGCGTGGTCGCGGCCGCCGTCTGGGACCATTATGGCGGCATGTCCGGCATGCGGATGATGTGGGATACGGTGGCGATGCTCGACGAGAACGCGCTGGCAATGCGCCGCAGATATTGTTTCCAGCCGATGATGCGGCCGGGGGAAATGAAGGAGAGCTTCATCGCGCAGGGCCTAGCCGAAGTCGAGGAGACCTCGCTGCTGATCCGGATGGAATATCTTTCCTTCGAGGATTATTGGGATCCGATCGCCGCCGGCGAGGGACCGCTCGGCAAATATGTTGCCGGTCTGGACCCGGCGAGGCGAAATGCCGTCGACGCCGCCGTCAGGGCCGCTTACGAGGCTGGCGAGCCGAATGGGCCGCGATCGTTCGCATCGGTGGCGTGGGCGTGCCGGGGCAGGGTGCCCGGATAG
- a CDS encoding DUF1800 domain-containing protein — MSLSFPTMATIRFGYGFRPGEAPPSSRDDLIGHLRKGAAATPDFPLGGPDTRHQAILSLQAQLQQIRQDAKTVTDDATQREMRKGVQRQVQQQFQHDANLRLIQAVLSPYGFYERLSTFWTDHFSTSANKSLPMRLIVPLYEAEAIRPFISGKFGDLLRSATAHPAMLIYLDQADSLGPDSAGGIKRNKGLNENLGRELLELHTLGAGSGYTQADVTAAAMVLTGLTIDRKEMDIAFRPNISEPGAHEVLGVSYGGRRRSRDDYLDLLDDLALHPKTAAHISRKLAVHFIADQPDEGMVSDMAEAWKKTDGDLTAVYTAMLDHPAAWRDEGAKARQPFDYVVTGLRALNAGPVNGIVGSFLAANQQGTDEGDMAANTPGMAGSPVPTDPAGEAREKRLKAFRTARALGQDALRRMGQPTWLPPSPAGFEEGFSAWITGSQLAERLAWARRAAAQFGRDEDPREFLKSTLADAARDETIRVVSQAPNKISGLTLVLASPEFNRR; from the coding sequence ATGAGCCTGTCTTTCCCGACGATGGCGACGATCCGTTTCGGCTATGGTTTCCGGCCGGGCGAAGCGCCGCCCAGCAGTAGGGACGATCTCATCGGCCATCTGCGCAAGGGGGCGGCGGCAACGCCGGACTTTCCCCTCGGCGGCCCCGACACGCGCCACCAGGCGATTCTCAGCCTGCAGGCGCAGTTGCAGCAGATCCGCCAGGATGCCAAGACGGTAACCGACGATGCAACGCAGCGCGAGATGCGCAAGGGGGTCCAGCGGCAAGTGCAGCAGCAGTTCCAGCACGATGCGAACCTGCGGCTGATACAGGCGGTGCTCTCGCCGTACGGGTTCTATGAGAGGCTTTCGACCTTCTGGACCGATCATTTCTCCACCAGCGCCAACAAGAGCCTGCCGATGCGCCTCATCGTGCCGCTCTACGAGGCCGAGGCGATCCGGCCATTCATATCAGGCAAGTTCGGCGATCTCCTGCGCAGCGCCACCGCCCATCCGGCCATGCTGATCTATCTCGACCAGGCGGATTCGCTCGGTCCGGATTCAGCCGGCGGCATCAAGCGCAACAAGGGGCTGAACGAAAATCTCGGCCGGGAACTGCTGGAACTGCACACACTCGGCGCCGGCAGCGGCTATACCCAGGCGGATGTGACCGCAGCAGCCATGGTGCTGACAGGCCTCACCATCGACCGCAAGGAGATGGACATCGCCTTCCGGCCGAATATATCGGAGCCCGGCGCGCATGAGGTGCTGGGCGTCAGCTATGGCGGGCGCAGGCGCTCGCGCGACGATTATCTCGACCTGCTCGACGATCTGGCGCTGCATCCGAAGACGGCGGCGCATATCAGCCGGAAGCTCGCGGTGCATTTCATCGCCGACCAGCCCGACGAGGGGATGGTGTCCGATATGGCCGAAGCCTGGAAGAAGACGGATGGCGACCTGACCGCCGTCTACACTGCGATGCTCGACCATCCCGCCGCTTGGCGCGACGAGGGCGCCAAGGCCCGCCAGCCTTTCGACTATGTCGTCACCGGCCTGAGGGCTTTGAATGCGGGACCGGTCAACGGCATCGTCGGCAGTTTCCTGGCGGCCAACCAGCAGGGTACGGACGAGGGCGACATGGCGGCGAACACGCCTGGCATGGCAGGATCGCCGGTGCCGACGGACCCCGCCGGCGAGGCGAGGGAGAAGCGCCTCAAAGCCTTCCGGACGGCGCGTGCGCTGGGGCAGGACGCACTCAGGCGCATGGGGCAACCGACCTGGCTGCCGCCGAGCCCGGCCGGTTTCGAGGAAGGCTTCTCCGCCTGGATCACCGGCAGCCAGCTCGCCGAGCGGCTGGCCTGGGCGAGGCGGGCCGCAGCACAGTTCGGCCGGGACGAAGATCCGCGCGAATTCTTGAAATCGACGCTTGCCGATGCGGCGCGCGACGAGACGATCCGCGTGGTATCGCAGGCGCCGAACAAGATCAGCGGGCTGACGCTGGTGCTGGCATCACCCGAATTCAATCGCCGCTAA
- a CDS encoding MFS transporter: MSALESLRRLAPQQRNAVIASYLGWTLDAFDFFILVFVLKYIAEEFHTDVPAVSVAIFLTLAMRALGALVFGLAADRYGRRITLMADVLLYSIFEFLTGFSTGLTMFLIFRALYGIAMGGEWGVGASLVMETVPEESRGIVSGILQAGYPSGYLIASIVFFLLFPVIGWRGMFFVGALPALLVLYIRRNVEESPAFLKRQATGRRPFLTVLRENIPLFIWSVLLMTAFNFFSHGTQDIYPTFLETQRNYSSYTVGAIAIVYNIGAICGGLFFGALSQRIGRRRAIVVAALIAVPVAPLWAYAPGPVLLAIGAFLMQFFVQGAWGIVPVHLNELSPDEVRGTFPGFAYQLGNLLASGNATLQAGLAARWDGDYAYALLIVAAVVALVVAALAGFGYEKKDVRFGTEEAREAHGAMRI; this comes from the coding sequence ATGTCCGCTTTGGAAAGCCTGCGCCGACTGGCGCCGCAGCAGCGCAATGCCGTCATCGCCAGCTATCTCGGTTGGACGCTCGACGCCTTCGATTTCTTCATTCTCGTCTTCGTACTCAAATATATCGCCGAGGAATTCCACACCGACGTTCCCGCCGTCTCGGTGGCGATCTTCCTGACGCTCGCCATGCGGGCGCTCGGCGCGCTGGTCTTTGGGCTGGCGGCCGACCGTTACGGACGGCGCATCACGCTGATGGCCGACGTGCTGCTCTATTCGATATTCGAATTCCTGACCGGCTTTTCCACCGGGCTCACCATGTTCCTCATCTTCCGCGCGCTCTACGGCATCGCCATGGGCGGCGAGTGGGGTGTGGGCGCTTCGCTTGTCATGGAGACGGTGCCGGAGGAGAGCCGCGGCATCGTCTCGGGCATTCTGCAGGCGGGCTATCCCTCGGGCTATCTCATCGCCTCGATCGTGTTCTTCCTGCTCTTTCCTGTGATCGGCTGGCGCGGCATGTTTTTCGTCGGCGCGCTGCCGGCGCTGCTGGTGCTCTATATCAGGCGCAATGTCGAGGAGAGCCCGGCCTTCCTGAAACGGCAGGCTACGGGGCGCCGTCCATTCCTCACGGTGCTGCGCGAAAATATCCCGCTGTTCATCTGGTCGGTGCTGCTGATGACGGCGTTCAACTTCTTCAGTCACGGCACGCAGGATATCTACCCGACCTTCCTCGAGACGCAGCGCAACTATTCGAGCTACACGGTCGGCGCCATCGCCATCGTCTACAATATCGGGGCGATCTGCGGCGGGCTGTTCTTCGGGGCGCTGTCGCAGCGGATCGGCCGCAGACGGGCGATCGTCGTCGCCGCGCTGATCGCCGTGCCCGTCGCGCCGCTCTGGGCCTATGCGCCCGGGCCGGTGCTGCTCGCCATCGGCGCTTTCCTGATGCAGTTCTTCGTCCAGGGCGCCTGGGGCATCGTGCCGGTGCATCTGAACGAGTTGTCGCCGGATGAAGTGCGCGGCACCTTCCCCGGCTTTGCCTATCAGCTCGGCAACCTGCTGGCGTCGGGCAATGCGACGCTGCAGGCGGGGCTCGCCGCCCGCTGGGACGGCGACTATGCCTATGCGCTTTTGATCGTCGCAGCCGTGGTGGCGCTCGTCGTCGCGGCCCTCGCCGGCTTCGGCTACGAGAAGAAGGATGTCCGCTTCGGCACGGAGGAGGCTAGGGAAGCGCATGGCGCGATGCGAATCTAG
- a CDS encoding RDD family protein encodes MDTTPQMPQYATLPSRHFWRRAVAYLIDIIIFQAAILIAVYCISTVLPLDFRFPGWSYTQCGVELPDQLAKRIDAGWPLRSGEVRINQICEVSQIGSEKQRYLQTGVSRQTDNGTSGQWLTIPVDADDNPVIGPVFVYSSVISGIVNIAFLAFAFAYFSANGRRTIGKKLLGLRVQSVDGKSPGLGTEFRREILKFSPYLFFIAAAFAFSLFPVFPTEDFDVLLRMSRDGYTLLNKGAATFNIILGIAALIWWFLPFIFWRGQTFYDRICACKVVKS; translated from the coding sequence ATGGACACGACACCGCAGATGCCGCAATACGCTACTTTGCCTTCCCGCCACTTCTGGCGACGCGCCGTGGCCTATCTCATCGACATCATCATCTTTCAGGCCGCCATTCTCATAGCCGTCTACTGTATTTCAACAGTTCTTCCCCTAGACTTCCGCTTTCCCGGCTGGAGTTACACACAGTGCGGCGTAGAGTTGCCGGATCAGCTTGCAAAGCGGATTGACGCCGGATGGCCGCTGAGAAGTGGGGAAGTTCGTATCAATCAGATCTGCGAAGTCAGCCAAATCGGCTCGGAAAAACAAAGATACCTGCAGACGGGCGTCTCCCGTCAAACAGACAACGGGACATCAGGCCAATGGCTGACCATCCCTGTCGACGCGGACGACAATCCAGTGATCGGACCCGTGTTCGTATATTCCAGCGTGATCTCCGGCATCGTCAACATTGCCTTTCTCGCGTTTGCCTTCGCCTATTTTTCCGCAAATGGCCGCCGCACGATCGGAAAGAAGCTGCTCGGCCTGAGAGTCCAATCCGTCGATGGTAAAAGCCCCGGCCTTGGCACCGAGTTTAGACGGGAGATCCTGAAATTCAGCCCGTATCTGTTTTTCATCGCCGCCGCTTTTGCGTTTTCGCTGTTTCCGGTCTTTCCCACGGAAGACTTCGACGTGCTGCTCCGCATGTCTCGCGACGGATACACACTTTTGAACAAAGGCGCCGCAACGTTCAACATCATCCTGGGTATAGCCGCCCTTATTTGGTGGTTCTTGCCCTTCATCTTTTGGCGAGGACAGACCTTTTACGATCGCATCTGCGCCTGCAAGGTGGTGAAGAGCTGA
- a CDS encoding extensin-like domain-containing protein, whose translation MAFVSFPRRTLLPVILSAALTTCSISDGLVPPANVDNGTRVSSISPSRGAARMAPAVRMAPVESQASYPVSSAPVGNSQGPVDYLDTPNLAGTGHAAQAAPQARRGKLPMIDSDEALAQQNQNWGGTQALAIPSGGVNMDDDLGAEPVVGLAQEQQQQIAEGNATEPVVDGIGTDSPTQLNQPMRQPPQQPMPQPAAEAQMSRAPAWNDGSPVVAPTRVPEEDESEEVAMLRPNNPMMSEPAAPVDPSVMPSSELACRRELKSMGVLFDDKPPISNGPACQVPYPVSLKGLSGNIGVRPAVTLNCQVTLAFAKWVKNELAPSARYRYWSGIKTIQPLGGYSCRRMNNSRQKYNPMSEHARGNAIDVGKFVLKNGHEIDVRKKGLFSLREGRLLKAVRSDSCRYFNTVLGPGSNPEHWNHFHFDLRSRKSGKAYCD comes from the coding sequence ATGGCGTTTGTTTCCTTTCCTCGGCGAACCCTTTTGCCCGTTATCCTCTCGGCGGCGCTGACGACCTGTTCGATCAGCGACGGACTGGTGCCGCCGGCCAATGTCGACAACGGCACTAGGGTCAGCTCGATCTCGCCGTCGCGGGGGGCAGCGCGCATGGCACCTGCTGTGCGCATGGCGCCGGTGGAGAGCCAGGCCTCCTATCCGGTTTCCAGCGCGCCCGTTGGCAATAGCCAGGGCCCGGTCGATTATCTCGATACGCCAAACCTTGCCGGCACCGGCCATGCCGCCCAAGCCGCGCCACAGGCGCGGCGGGGCAAGCTGCCGATGATCGACAGCGACGAGGCCTTAGCGCAGCAGAACCAGAACTGGGGCGGCACGCAGGCGCTTGCGATCCCGTCCGGCGGCGTCAACATGGATGACGATCTCGGGGCCGAGCCGGTCGTCGGTCTGGCGCAGGAACAACAGCAGCAGATCGCCGAGGGCAACGCCACCGAGCCGGTTGTCGACGGCATCGGCACCGATAGTCCAACGCAGCTCAACCAGCCCATGCGCCAGCCCCCGCAGCAGCCAATGCCGCAGCCCGCGGCCGAGGCACAGATGAGCCGGGCGCCTGCCTGGAACGACGGCAGCCCTGTGGTGGCGCCGACCCGTGTTCCCGAAGAGGACGAGAGCGAAGAGGTCGCGATGCTGCGGCCGAACAATCCGATGATGAGTGAGCCGGCAGCGCCCGTCGATCCCAGCGTCATGCCGTCCTCCGAGCTTGCCTGCCGGCGCGAGCTGAAGAGCATGGGCGTCCTCTTCGACGACAAGCCGCCGATTTCGAACGGGCCGGCCTGCCAGGTGCCTTATCCGGTGTCGCTGAAGGGGCTTTCCGGCAATATCGGCGTGCGCCCGGCCGTGACGCTGAACTGCCAGGTGACGCTCGCTTTCGCCAAATGGGTGAAGAACGAGCTGGCACCGTCCGCCCGCTATCGCTACTGGAGCGGCATCAAGACGATCCAGCCGCTCGGCGGCTATTCCTGCCGGCGCATGAACAACAGCCGGCAGAAATACAATCCCATGTCGGAACACGCCCGCGGCAACGCCATCGACGTCGGCAAGTTCGTGCTGAAGAACGGCCACGAGATCGACGTGCGCAAGAAGGGGCTGTTCTCGCTGCGCGAGGGGCGGTTGCTGAAGGCAGTGCGCAGCGACAGCTGCCGCTATTTCAACACCGTACTCGGGCCGGGCAGCAATCCGGAGCACTGGAACCACTTCCACTTCGATCTTCGCTCCCGCAAGAGCGGCAAGGCCTATTGCGACTGA
- a CDS encoding acyl-CoA thioesterase, with amino-acid sequence MTDAAKPRGELTLRTLAMPGDANPAGDIFGGWVMAQMDLASGIRAAERAKGRVVTAAVKEMAFELPVKIGDTLSVYTDIDRVGRTSITLCVEAWAHRARYAKMEKVTAGTFIMVALDEEGKPKQVAEE; translated from the coding sequence ATGACCGATGCCGCCAAGCCGAGAGGCGAACTGACGCTCAGGACGCTTGCCATGCCCGGCGATGCCAATCCGGCTGGCGATATCTTCGGCGGCTGGGTCATGGCGCAGATGGACCTTGCCTCAGGCATCCGTGCGGCCGAACGCGCCAAGGGTCGTGTCGTCACCGCCGCGGTCAAGGAGATGGCCTTCGAACTGCCGGTCAAGATCGGCGACACGTTGTCGGTCTATACCGATATCGACCGCGTCGGCCGCACCTCGATCACGCTCTGCGTCGAAGCCTGGGCGCACCGCGCACGTTACGCCAAGATGGAAAAGGTCACGGCTGGCACCTTCATCATGGTGGCTCTGGACGAAGAGGGCAAACCGAAGCAAGTCGCCGAGGAGTGA
- a CDS encoding methyl-accepting chemotaxis protein → MRNVKISTRLYCLVGFTLAVLAATMVFFLNYSYSELEAERKAGLAQMDATALGIFDKYYKMEQAGTMTREQAQAAAKDVIGAMRYGADGYFWINDMRPTMVMHPIKPQLDGTDISQMKDPTGKFLFVEFVNKVKKDGKGFVDYLWPKPGADEPVLKYSYVAGFEPWGWIVGTGVYADDLAALYRQNAIWAALLCLLGAAATIAIAYAIVRSVTVPIARLKAAMNAIAAEEASVEIAGSDRRDEIGQMAKALLVLRDSVDERRALREREDERQHQIEEERRGNEASLRSASERQTQAMQALGVGLEKLAGGDLTVAIGDIGEDYAKLRGDFNAAVDALNGVIHAIAESSHVVNESASDISEATGNLSKRTEQQAAALEETAAALDEITATVKTASERANEAREMVTETKASAGKSGEIVRNAVTAMGRIEESSNRISQIISVIDEIAFQTNLLALNAGVEAARAGEAGRGFAVVAQEVRELAQRSANAAKEIKALISRSAAEVEGGVALVRSTGDALLEIEALVNRVNDHVASIATAAREQSTGLNEINSSVNHMDQMTQQNAAMVEETTAASRTLADESTQLKTLLANFRLRGGEPQAQRYTRAA, encoded by the coding sequence ATGCGCAACGTCAAGATTTCCACCCGTCTTTACTGCCTCGTCGGATTCACGCTTGCCGTGCTCGCGGCTACGATGGTCTTCTTTCTGAACTATTCCTATTCCGAGCTGGAAGCGGAGCGGAAGGCGGGGCTGGCGCAAATGGATGCCACGGCGCTCGGCATCTTCGACAAATATTACAAGATGGAGCAGGCGGGTACGATGACCCGCGAACAGGCGCAGGCCGCCGCCAAGGACGTGATCGGCGCGATGCGCTACGGCGCCGACGGTTATTTCTGGATCAACGACATGCGTCCCACGATGGTGATGCACCCGATCAAGCCGCAGCTTGATGGTACCGATATCTCCCAGATGAAGGATCCGACCGGCAAGTTCCTGTTCGTCGAGTTCGTCAACAAGGTGAAGAAGGACGGCAAGGGCTTCGTCGATTATCTTTGGCCGAAGCCGGGCGCCGATGAGCCGGTGCTGAAATATTCCTATGTCGCCGGTTTCGAGCCCTGGGGCTGGATCGTCGGCACCGGTGTCTATGCGGATGACCTTGCCGCGCTTTATCGCCAGAACGCGATCTGGGCCGCACTGCTCTGCCTGCTTGGCGCCGCCGCGACAATCGCCATCGCCTATGCCATCGTGCGCAGCGTGACAGTGCCGATCGCTCGGCTGAAGGCGGCAATGAACGCGATTGCGGCCGAAGAGGCATCTGTGGAGATTGCCGGCAGCGACCGCCGCGACGAGATCGGCCAGATGGCCAAGGCGCTGCTGGTGCTGCGCGATTCCGTCGACGAGCGCAGGGCGCTGCGAGAGCGGGAAGACGAAAGGCAGCACCAGATCGAAGAAGAGCGCCGCGGCAACGAGGCAAGTCTGCGTTCGGCCTCCGAGCGGCAAACCCAAGCGATGCAGGCGCTCGGCGTCGGGCTGGAGAAGCTTGCGGGCGGCGACCTGACGGTTGCGATCGGCGATATCGGCGAGGATTACGCCAAGCTGAGGGGCGATTTCAACGCCGCCGTCGACGCGCTGAACGGCGTGATCCATGCGATCGCCGAATCGAGTCACGTCGTCAACGAAAGTGCTTCCGACATCAGCGAGGCGACCGGCAATCTGTCGAAGCGTACGGAACAGCAGGCGGCCGCACTCGAAGAGACGGCGGCAGCGCTCGACGAGATCACCGCGACCGTCAAGACCGCATCCGAGCGCGCGAACGAGGCGCGCGAGATGGTGACTGAGACCAAGGCGAGCGCCGGAAAATCCGGCGAGATCGTCCGCAATGCGGTCACCGCGATGGGCCGGATCGAGGAATCCTCCAACCGCATCAGCCAGATCATCTCGGTCATCGACGAAATCGCCTTCCAGACCAACCTGCTGGCGCTGAATGCCGGCGTCGAGGCCGCCCGTGCCGGCGAGGCGGGCCGCGGCTTTGCCGTCGTCGCCCAGGAAGTGCGCGAACTTGCCCAGCGTTCCGCCAATGCAGCCAAGGAGATCAAGGCGCTTATCAGCCGCTCGGCGGCCGAAGTCGAGGGCGGCGTGGCGCTGGTGCGCTCGACCGGTGATGCGCTGCTGGAGATCGAGGCGCTGGTCAATCGGGTCAACGATCACGTCGCGTCGATCGCCACGGCGGCGCGCGAGCAGTCGACCGGGCTGAACGAGATCAATAGCTCCGTCAACCATATGGACCAGATGACACAGCAGAACGCCGCGATGGTCGAGGAAACGACGGCGGCAAGCCGGACGCTTGCCGACGAAAGCACCCAGCTGAAAACGCTACTCGCGAATTTCCGCCTGCGCGGCGGCGAACCTCAGGCCCAGCGTTACACGCGGGCTGCGTGA